The proteins below come from a single Esox lucius isolate fEsoLuc1 chromosome 7, fEsoLuc1.pri, whole genome shotgun sequence genomic window:
- the slc25a35 gene encoding solute carrier family 25 member 35, which translates to MDFILSGVAACGACLFTNPLEVVKTRMQLQGELKSRGTYQIHYRNVFHAFYTIGKVDGLAGLQKGLVPGLVYQFFMNGVRLGSFSVIESSGYSHTDGRVSAVKTAVAGAVAGVVGAVMGSPIYLVKTHLQSQAASSIAVGHQYQHQGMFQALVAIHKQHGILGLWRGSSAAVPRVSVGSASQLYSFTASKELVADLQVFSEGSWLVALSAGMISSIAVVAAMTPFDVISTRLYNQPVDHAGKGVLYNGFGDCFSKTLRKEGMTGLYKGLGASYFRLGPHTILSLLFWDELRKLWQKHR; encoded by the exons ATGGATTTCATTCTGAGCGGGGTTGCTGCATGTGGCGCTTGCCTGTTCACTAACCCACTGGAAGTTGTCAAAACTCGGATGCAATTGCAGGGAGAGCTTAAAAGCCGAGGGACATACCAGATTCACTACCGCAACGtttttcatgcattttataCTATCGGCAAAGTAGATGGACTCGCTGGTTTACAGAAAGGTTTAGTACCTGGACTTGTCTATCAGTTTTTCATGAATGGAGTGAGGCTTGGGTCCTTTTCAGTCATCGAGTCATCTGGATACAGTCATACTGACGGGAGGGTAAGCGCAGTCAAGACTGCAGTAGCAGGTGCTGTCGCTGGAGTAGTGGGGGCAGTGATGGGAAGTCCTATCTACTTG GTGAAGACTCACCTTCAAAGTCAAGCTGCTTCATCGATAGCTGTTGGACATCAGTATCAACATCAA GGTATGTTCCAGGCTCTGGTAGCAATCCACAAACAGCATGGAATCCTGGGCCTGTGGAGGGGTTCCAGTGCAGCTGTTCCCAGGGTCAGTGTTGGGTCAGCCTCTCAACTCTACTCCTTCACCGCGTCCAAGGAGCTTGTCGCCGATTTACAG GTGTTCTCAGAAGGCAGTTGGCTGGTGGCCCTGAGTGCAGGTATGATCAGCAGTATTGCGGTGGTGGCGGCGATGACGCCCTTCGATGTGATCAGCACACGCCTCTACAACCAACCTGTTGATCATGCAGGAAAG GGAGTGCTGTATAACGGATTTGGAGATTGCTTCTCGAAGACACTCAGAAAGGAGGGCATGACAGGGCTGTACAAAGGCCTGGGTGCTTCCTACTTCCGCCTGGGGCCACATACTATTCTGTCTCTACTGTTCTGGGACGAATTAAGAAAGCTCTGGCAAAAACACAGATAG